In Pectobacterium actinidiae, the DNA window CATATTGGTCTCCTCTGATAACGAGGACATTATGCAGGTTAATGAGGCGTTAACTGGTAAATAATTTATCGTTAGCCGAATAAATGCGCGAAGAACAGATTGATGCCTGCACCGCCAACGATTAGCCAGAGAAACAGAACAAGTGCCAGCAGCAGCGGCTTTGCGCCTGCCTGATGGATTGCACTGAAGCGGGTTGTGAGCCCTAGTGCCACCATCGCCATGGTCAACAGCACATTATCAAGTTGTACTAGCTGTGTGACGAGTGCAGGAGGCAGTAGCTGGAAAGAATTGAAGGCGGCTACGGCAATAAACCCCAAAGCAAACCACGGGAACATCAGTGGAATAGCCGCTTCCGCGTCATTTTTTTGCGCCGTTTTTTTCAGGTAAAACCCAAGAATGAGAAGGAAAGGCGCCAGCATCATCACGCGCAGCATTTTGCTGATGACGGCGATGTTTTCCGTTGCCCCATCGACGGCATGTCCGGCGGCAACAACCTGAGCGACTTCGTGTATCGTTGAGCCAAAGTACAGGCCGACGATCTGTGGTGTGACCTCAATCCAATGATGATCGAGATTGAGCTGATAAAGCCACGGGTACAAAAACATCGCTGTCGTACCAAAAATCACTACGGTGGAAACCGCGACGGCAATCGCATTACTGGACGCTTTGACAACGGGAGCTGTCGCCATGATCGCCGCCGCGCCGCAAATGCTGCTGCCAGCACCGATGAGAATCACGGTTTCATTGTCGAGTTTCAGCCAGCGCTTGCCCATCCAGCAGGCGAGTAGAAAGGTCAATGTAACCACGGTAAGATCGACGGCGACACCGGTAAAGCCAACGGCAGCAACCTGCTGAAAGCTGAGGCGAAAACCATAAAGTATGATACCCCAGCGGAGTAAATGCTGTTTGGCCCACTGCACGCCCGGGTCACACAGAGGGTGAAGACGCGGATAAACGCTATTTCCCAGCACGATCCCAATGAGGATCGCCAATGTCAGTGAGCCAGGTCCCCAATGGGCGATTTTCGGAATATTTGCCAGCCAGAGGAGCGAAAAAGTTATTAAACTGACTAACAGCAGACCGGGCAATCGCGCTTTTGCTCCATCGGGTGGGGCTATCACAGGTAATGTCGCAGGAAGAGCCATGAGTTTGGTGCCTATTCTGACCGTACCGAAAATTGAGAAGCCAGCTTATAATCCACGAGATTAAAAGAGAAATTGATTATATATTTAT includes these proteins:
- a CDS encoding YeiH family protein gives rise to the protein MALPATLPVIAPPDGAKARLPGLLLVSLITFSLLWLANIPKIAHWGPGSLTLAILIGIVLGNSVYPRLHPLCDPGVQWAKQHLLRWGIILYGFRLSFQQVAAVGFTGVAVDLTVVTLTFLLACWMGKRWLKLDNETVILIGAGSSICGAAAIMATAPVVKASSNAIAVAVSTVVIFGTTAMFLYPWLYQLNLDHHWIEVTPQIVGLYFGSTIHEVAQVVAAGHAVDGATENIAVISKMLRVMMLAPFLLILGFYLKKTAQKNDAEAAIPLMFPWFALGFIAVAAFNSFQLLPPALVTQLVQLDNVLLTMAMVALGLTTRFSAIHQAGAKPLLLALVLFLWLIVGGAGINLFFAHLFG